tgctattcaactagacatgctggcccctagactaactaacatgctattcaactagacatgctggcccctaggctaactaccatgctattcaacaagacatgctggcccctagactaactaACATGCTATTCAACTAGACATGCTGGTCCCCAggctaactaccatgctattcaactagacATGCTGGTCCCCAggctaactaccatgctattcaacaagacatgctggcccctagactaactaACATGCTATTCAACTAGACATGCTGGTCCCCAggctaactaccatgctattcaactagacATGCTGGTCCCCAggctaactaccatgctattcaactagacatgctggcccctaggctaactaccatgctattcaactagacatgctggcccctagactaactaccatgctattcaactagacATGCTGGTCCCCAggctaactaccatgctattcaactagaAATGCTGGCCCCTAGGCTAACTATCATGCTATTCAATAagacatgctggcccctagactaactaccatgctggcccctagactaactaccatgctattcaactagacatgctggcccctagactaactaccatgctggccccCAGACTAACTACCATCCTGGCCCCTAggctaactaccatgctattcaactagaaatgctggcccctagactaactaccatgctggcccctagactaactaccatgctattcaactagacatgctggcccctagactaactaccatgctggccccCAGACTAACTACCATCctggcccctagactaactaccatgctattcaactagacatgctggcccctagactaactaccatgctggcccccagactaactaccatgctggcccctagactaactaccatgctattcaacaagacatgctggcccctagactaactaccatgctggcccccagactaactaccatgctggcccctagactaactaccatgctattcaacaagacatgctggcccctagactaactaccatgctggcccccagactaactaccatgctggcccccagactaactaccatgctggccccCAGACTAACTACCATGACATGAACATTTGACTCATTGGGGTCTGTACTAACCTGGAGGCATGGCCTGGTACTGTCCTGGTCCAGGCTGGTTCATGTAGACGTTGTGCATGGGCGACCCCTCCACTGACCCTGAGGGGCTAAAGGTGCCTGGGTAACTGGGGGGTCCCCCCGGCTGCCCGTACACCACCCCTCCTGCCACGTTGGGGGGCAAAGACTGCATCTAGGGTGAAAAGGAGAGGAATTTACACAAGAGCTGGACAAAAGAACAGCCACCAGGTGAAACTCCTGCAGCAACCATTTACACAGAACCTCTGTAGACTAACAGTGTCGTGATACGTCTTCCCCAAGGATCTGCTTGAAGACTAACTCCCCGTGTGCCGGCCAGAGAGAAGGCCTCACCCAGTGTGCCGGCCAGAGAGAAGGCCTCACCCCGTGTGCCGGCCAGAGAAGGCCTCCCCGTGTGCCGGCCAGAGAGAAGGCCTCACCCCGTGTGCCGGCCAGAGAGAAGGCCTCCCCCGTGTGCCGGCCAGAGAAGGCCTCCCCGTGTGCCGGCCAGAGAGAAGGCCTCCCCGTGTGCCGGCCAGAGAGAAGGCCTCCCCGTGTGCCGGCCAGAGAGAAGGCCTCCCCCGTGTGCCGGCCAGAGAGAAGGCCTCCCCCGTGTGCCGGCCAGAGAGAAGGCCTCCCCGTGTGCCGGCCAGAGAGAAGGCCTCCCCCGTGTGCCGGCCAGAGAGAAGGCCTCCCCCGTGTGCCGGCCAGAGAGAAGGCCTCCCCGTGTGCCGGCCAGAGAGGGCCTCCCCCGTGTGCCGGCCAGAGAGAAGGTCTCCCCCCGTGTGCCGGCCAGAGAAGGCCTCACCCCGTGTGCCGGCCAGAGAGAAGGCCTCACACCGTGTGCCGGCCAGAGAAGGCCTCACACTGTGTGCCGGCCAGAGAGAAGGCCTCCCCGTGTGCCGGCCAGAGAAGGCCTCACCCCGTGTGCCGGCCAGAGAAGGCCTCACACCGTGTGCCGGCCAGAGAGAAGGCCTCCCCGTGTGCCGGCCAGAGAGAAGGCCTCCCCGTGTGCCGGCCAGAGAAGGCCTCTAACCTGTGAGCAtggtatagtgtctacctgtgggtagggtatagtatagtgtctacctgtgggtagggtatagtatagtgtctacctgtgggcatggtatagtatagtgtctacctgtgggtagggtatagtatagtgtctacctgtgggtagggtatagtatagtgtctacctgtgggcatggtatagtatagtgtctacctgtgggtagggtatagtatagtgtctacctgtgggtagggtatagtatagtgtctacctgtgagcatggtatagtatagtgtctacctgtgggtagggtatagtatagtgtctacctgtgggtagggtatagtatagtgtctacctgtgggtagggtatagtatagtgtctacctgtgggtagggtatagtgtctacctgtgggtagggtagtatagtgtctacctgtggggagggtatagtatagtgtctacctgtgggtagggtagtatagtgtctacctgtgggtatagtatagtgtctacctgtgggtagggtatagtatagtgtctacctgtgggtagggtagtatagtgtctacctgtgggtagggtagtgtagtgtctacctgtgggtagggtagtatagtgtctacctgtgggtagggtatagtatagtgtctacctgtgggtagggtagtatagtgtctacctgtggggagggtatagtatagtgtctacctgtgggtagggtagtatagtgtctacctgtggggagggtatagtatagtgtctacctgtgggtagggtagtgtagtgtctacctgtgggtagggtagtgtagtgtctacctgtgggtagggtagtgtagtgtctacctgtgggtagggtagtgtagtgtctacctgtgggtagggtatagtatagtgtctacctgtgggtagggtatagtatagtgtctacctgtgggtagggtatagtatagtgtctacctgtgggtagggtatagtatagtgtctacctgtgggcatggtatagtatagtgtctacctgtgggtagggtatagtatagtgtctacctgtgggtagggtatagtatagtgtctacctgtgagcatggtatagtatagtgtctacctgtgggtagggtatagtatagtgtctacctgtgggtagggtatagtgtctacctgtgggtagggtatagtatagtgtctacctgtgggtagggtatagtatagtgtctacctgtgggtagggtatagtgtctacctgtgggtagggtatagtatagtgtctacctgtgggtagggtatagtatagtgtctacctgtgggtagggtatagtatagtgtctacctgtgggtagggtatagtatagtgtctacctgtgggtagggtatagtatagtgtctacctgtgggtagggtatagtgtctacctgtgggtagggtagtatagtgtctacctgtgggtagggtatagtatagtgtctacctgtgggtagggtatagtatagtgtctacctgtgggtagggtatagtatagtgtctacctgtgggtatagtatagtgtctacctgtgggtatagtatagtgtctacctgtgggtatagtatagtgtctacctgtgggtatagtatagtgtctacctgtgggtagggtatagtatagtgtctacctgtgggtagggtatagtatagtgtctacctgtgggtagggtatagtatagtgtctacctgtgggtagggtagtgtagtgtctacctgtggggagggtatagtatagtgtctacctgtggggagggtatagtatagtgtctacctgtgggtagggtatagtatagtgtctacctgtgggtaggacATGGGGAAGGCAGGCATCTGGGCTCTCATCTGGATGGTGTGTTTCTGTTGCTCCAgcctcatctgtctctccttctcctgctcctgGAGCCGCTGGATGGCCAGCTGACGCTGCATCTCTAGGTACTCCTGAAACACAGTCACCACATCAGACACCATATCAGACACCACATCAGACACCATATACCACCTAACAGGCTCATGCTGCATCTCGAGGTACTCCTGAAACACAGTCACCACATCAGACACCATATCAGACACCACATCAGACACCATATACCACCTAACAGGCTGACGCTGCATCTCTAGGTACTCCTGAAACACAGTCACCACATCAGACACCATATCAGACACCACATCAGACACCATATACCACCTAACAGGCTCATGCTGCATCTCGAGGTActcctgaaacacagtaaccacatCAGACACCACATCAGACACCATCTACCACCTAACAGGCTGAAGCTGCATCTCTACAGAACAACCCATACCTCATCATGTGAATAACAAGGAAATCTCCCagccctgttattatctataacacagcacccctcctaaacagactcccagccctgttattatctataacacagcacccctcctaaacagactcccagtcctgttattatctataacacagcacccctcctaaacagactcccagccctgttattatctataacacagcacccctcctaaacagactcccagccctgttattatctataacacagcacccctcctaaacagactcccagccctgttattatctataacacagcacccctcctaaacagactcccagccctgttattatctataacacagcacccctcctaaacagactcccagtcctgttattatctataacacagcacccctcctaaacagactcccagtcctgttattatctataacacagcacctctcctaaacagactcccagcccCGTTGTTCCCCAGTCTATcacctgttattatctataacacagcacccctcctaaacagactcccagtcctgttattatctataacacagcacccctcctaaacagactcccagtcctgttattatctataacacagcacctctcctaaacagactcccagccctgttattatctataacacagcacccctcctaaacagactcccagccatgttattatctataacacagcacccctcctaaacagactcccagccctgttattatctataacacagcacccctcctaaacagactcccagtcctgttattatctataacacagcacccctcctaaacagactcccagtcctgttattatctataacacagcacctctctaaacagactcccagccctgttattatctataacacagcacccctcctaaacagactcccagtcctgttattatctataacacagcacccctcctaaacagactcccagtcctgttattatctataacacagcacccctcctaaacagactcccagtcctgttattatctataacacagcacccctcctaaacagacgcccagtcctgttattatctataacacagcacccctcctaaacagactcccagtcctgttattatctataacacagcacccctcctaaacagactcccagtcctgttattatctataacacagcacccctcctaaacagactcccagtcctgttattatctataacacagcacccctcctaaacagactcccagccctgttattatctataacacagcacctctcctaaacagactcccagccctgttattatctataacacagcacctctcctaaacagactcccagccctgttattatctataacacagcacctctcctaaacagactcccagccctgttattatctataacacagcacccctcctaaacagactcccagcctgtcattatctataacacagcacccctcctaaacagactcccagccctgttattatctataacacagcaccctcctaaacagactcccagcctgtcattatctataacacagcacccctctaaacagactcccagccctgttattatctataacacagcacccctcctaaacagactcccagtcctgttattatctataacatagcacctctcctaaacagactcccagtcctgttattatctataacacagcacccctcctaaacagactcccagcctgtcattatctataacacagcacccctcctaaacagactcccagccctgttattatctataacacagcacccctcctaaacagactcccagtcctgttattatctataacatagcacctctcctaaacagactcccagtcctgttattatctataacacagcacctctcctaaacagactcccagtcctgttattatctataacacagcacccctcctaaacagactcccagtcctgttattatctataacatagcacctctcctaaacagactcccagtcctgttattatctataacacagcacctctcctaaacagactcccagtcctgttattatctataacacagcacccctcctaaacagactcccagcctgtcattatctataacacagcacccctcctaaacagactcccagccctgttattatctataacacagcacccctcctaaacagactcccagtcctgttattatctataacatagcacccctcctaaacagactcccagtcctgttattatctataacacagcacctctcctaaacagactcccagtcctgttattatctataacacagcacccctcctaaacagactcccagccctgttattatctataacacagcacccctcctaaacagactcccagtcctgttattatctataacacagcacccctcctaaacagactcccagtcctgttattatctataacacagcacccctcctaaacagactcccagtcctgttattatctataacacagcacccctcctaaacagactcccagtcctgttattatctataacacagcacccctcctaaacagactcccagtcctgttattatctataacacagcacccctcctaaacagactcccagtcctgttattatctataacacagcacccctcctaaacagactcccagccctgttattatctataacacagcaccgctcctaaacagactcccagccctgttattatctataacacagcacctctcctaaacagactcccagccctgttattatctataacacagcacccctcctaaacagactcccagtcctgttattatctataacacagcacctctcctaaacagactcccagtcctgttattatctataacacagcacctctcctaaacagactcccagtcctgttattatctataacacagcacctctctaaacagactcccagccctgttattatctataacacagcacctctcctaaacagactcccagccctgttattatctataacacagcacctctcctaaacagactcccagccctgttattatctataacacagcacctctcctaaacagactcccagccctgttattatctataacacagcacccctcctaaacagactcccagcctgtcattatctataacacagcacccctcctaaacagactcccagccctgttattatctataacacagcacccctcctaaacagactcccagcctgtcattatctataacacagcacccctcctaaacagactcccagccctgttattatctataacacagcacccctcctaaacagactcccagtcctgttattatctataacatagcacctctcctaaacagactcccagtcctgttattatctataacacagcacccctcctaaacagactcccagcctgtcattatctataacacagcacccctcctaaacagactcccagccctgttattatctataacacagcacccctcctaaacagactcccagtcctgttattatctataacatagcacctctcctaaacagactcccagtcctgttattatctataacacagcacctctcctaaacagactcccagtcctgttattatctataacacagcacccctcctaaacagactcccagtcctgttattatctataacatagcacccctcctaaacagactcccagtcctgttattatctataacacagcacccctcctaaacagactcccagtcctgttattatctataacacagcacccctcctaaacagactcccagcctgtcattatctataacacagcacccctcctaaacagactcccagccctgttattatctataacacagcacccctcctaaacagactcccagtcctgttattatctataacacagcacccctcctaaacagactcccagtcctgttattatctataacacagcacccctcctaaacagactcccagcccCGTTGTTCCCCAGTTCTGTCACCTGTTTCTTCTGTCTCATGATCTCTAGTTTCTGGGCCagctggatctgtctctgtctctccgcctccTCGGCAGCACGACGCAGCTTCTCTCTGTGCTCGTCTCGTAGGGCGTTCAGAGCGGCTCTCGCATCACGCACCTGGGCCAGCTTGTCCTGCAGACCCTCGTAATACACTGGCAGACAGACATGGAGATGTTTAGTTAGTGGTTAAACGGTACAGGACCAAGACAACAAACATGGTAAACCAACAAGCAGACAGACACGCTCACGGTTTGAGTAAGAGTGAGGCCGGGATTGAATCCAATCACAGATTTGGACAACATGCCATGTATAGGATATTCCTGATTGAGACATATTGTTTACAGTGAATGTGGTCTCCACAAACATGGGAACGTAGTTATTAAAACATGCATTGCAGACAAAGCACGATCAGATTGAATCCCAGCTTTACATaaccacactgaaacacactcagaaccactccccccccacacacactgaaacacactcagaaccactccccccacacacacactgaaacacactcagaaccacactgaaacacactcagaaccacacactgaaacacactcaGAACCACACTGAaacaaagtcacacacacacagaaccaccccccacacacacacactgaaacaaaaagtcacacacacacacagaatcaccccccacacacacactgaaacaaagtcacacacacacagaaccacccccacacacacacactgaaacaaagtcacacacacacagaaccccccacccccagacacacacagaaccccCCCCAGACACACagaaccaccccccacacactgaaacaaagtcacacacacacagaaccacccccccacacactgaaacaaagtcacacacacacagaaccaccacccccacacactgaaacaaagtcacacacacacagaaccacccccacacacacacactgaaacaaagtcacacacacacagaaccacccccccccacacacacacactgaaacaaagtcacacacacacacagaaccaccccCCAGACACACagaaccaccccccacacacacacacactgaaacaaagtcacacacacacagaaccccccacagaacccccccacacacacacacagaacccccccacacacacagaaccaccccccacacacacagaaccaccccccacacacacacagaaccaccccccacacacacacacacagaaccaccccccacacacacagaaccaccccccacacacacacagaaccaccccccacacacacacagaaccacccccccccacacacacacagaaccacagtcacacacacacagaaccacccccccacacacactcagaaccacccccacacacactcagaaccaccccccacacacactcagaaccaccccccacacacactctgaaccACCCCCCACACTCTgaaccaccccccacacactctgaaccacccccacacacactctgaaccaccccccacacacacacacacagaaccacccccacacagacacactgaaacaaagtcacacacacagaaccacccccccacacacacagaaccaccccCACACTGAaacaaagtcacacacacacagaaccaccccccacacacacacagaaccactcagaaccaccccctacacacactcagaaccaccccccacacacacacacagaaccacccccacacacacacagaaccccccacacacacacagaaccaccccccacacacacagaaccacccccacacacactcagaaccacccccacacacactctgaaccacccccacacacactctgaaccaccccccacacactcagaaccaccccccaccacacacactcagaaccacccccaccacacacactctgaaccCCCCACACTcagaacccccccacacacacagaaccactctgaaccaccccccacacacactcagaaccacccccccacacacacacactcagaacccccccacacactcagaaccaccccacccccacacacactcagaaccaccccccacacacacactcagaaccaccccccacacacacacacagaaccaccacccccccacacacacacagaaccaccacccccacacacactcagaaccaccccccacacacactcagaaccacccccccacacactcagaaccacccccacacacactcagaaccaccccccacacacactcagaaccaccccccccacacacactcagaaccacccccacacacacactcagaaccacccccacacacactcagaaccacccccacacacactcagaaccaccccccacacacactcagaaccaccccccacacactcagaaccacccccccacacacactcagaaccaccccccccacacacactcagaaccacccccacacacacactcagaaccaccccacacacactcagaaccaccccccacacacactcagaaccaaATCTCCCCCCTAACTCACGTCTCTTCTCGTCCAGCTGATTGAGGATGTCCAGTAGCTGGGGGTGCATGGTGTTGATGGACTGGAAGAGGGAGAGCACGGCGCTGTCGTTGGTGATGCTGCGACCGCGCATGTGGTTACTCTTCATACGGTTCAGGAAGGTGGTGACCGCGTTCTGCAGAGCCTTCAGGAACGCATCGTGGTTCTCCTCCGACTCACCGTTCTGATACTGCTgctgggggtgggggagaggagaggggaggggagaaagggaggaagaggagaggggagggagggaggggagagggaggggagggagaggagaggagaaagggaggacggggagaggagaggggagaggaggaaggggagagggagaggggagaaagggaggaggggaagaggagaggggagagggagaggggagaggagagggaggacgggggagaggagagggaggggagaaagggaggaagagaggagagggagagggagaggagaaagggaggacgggggagaggggagagggaggggagaaagggaggacgagggagaggagaggagaggagagggaggaagggagggaggaagaggagaggggagaggaggagaggggagggaaaggaggaagaggagaggggagaaagggagaaggagggagggaagggagaggaagggaggaagagggagagggagaaagggaggaagaggagaggagaaagggaggagaagagaggagggagaggaggaaagggagggagaggaggagaggagagagaaagggaggaagaggagaggagaagggagggaggggagggagaggaggggagaggggagggggaagagaggggagagggagagggggagaggagaaaggagggaggggagaggggaggagaaaggagagagggagggaggagaggagaaagaggaagaggagaggagaggggaggacggggggagaggggagagagggaggaagaggaggagagggaggaagggaggaagagggaggagagggagggagagaggggaggagaaagggaggacgggggagaggagagggggggagaggagaaagggaggaagagggagaggagagagaggggagaggagaaagggaggaagaggagaggagagagggagggaggagagaggagaggagaggagagggaggagagggaggaagagaggagaaaggagggaggagaaagggaggacgggggagggaggagaaaggaggaagaggagaagagggagaaagggaggacgggggagggagagggagaggagaaagggaggaggaggaggagaaagggaggacgggggagggagaggagaggagaaagggagggaagaggagaaagggaggaagaggagaggagaaagggaggaagaggagagggagagggaggaagaggagagggaggaaggagaaagggaggaggggagaggagaggggagaggagaaagggaggaagaggagaggagagggggaggaagaggagaggagagagggaggagaggagagaggagagggaggaaggggagaggagaggagaggggagaggagaagagggaggaagggagggagaggagagggaggagaggagaaagggaggagaggggaggaagaggagaggagaaagggaggaagagggaagggaggacggggggagaagaggagaggagaaaggaggaagaggagaggagaaaggggaggaagaggagaggagaagggaggacgggggagaggagaggggagaggagaaagggaggaagaggagaggagaaagggaggaggaagaggagaggagaaaggggaagaggagaggagaaagggaggacggggaggaagaggagaggagaaagggaggaagaggagaggagaaagggaggacgggggaggaagaggagaggagaaagggaggaagaggagaggagaaagggaggaagaggagaggagaaagggaggacgggggaggaagagaggagaaagggaggaagaggagaggaaaaagggaggacgggggaggaagaggagaggagaaaggaaagacggggaggaagagaaaggagaggagggaaagtcATTCAGCAGGAACAAACAGCTAATGACAGAGCATGTAGTCATTTCTAATCTAAATCTACTTCAATCTCTGCTGCTATGCATGAATTTTCACCTGAACAAATGAGAAAATCCATTTGTCTTCCATCTCTCATAACACAGCAGTGTACAACTAACCTCCACTATGTTGACTGGAGGCGGGGCCATGACGACTTGTGCTGGGAGGGTGCGACCGTTTCCACTGGCTGGGGCTGGCTGATTGGCAGGGGCTCAGTAGCCAATGGTACGGGGCAGGGGCAGACGGGGTGGGACTCTTGCGTGCCTCTTCCTGTTTCTTCTCCCAGCAATG
This Oncorhynchus keta strain PuntledgeMale-10-30-2019 unplaced genomic scaffold, Oket_V2 Un_contig_218_pilon_pilon, whole genome shotgun sequence DNA region includes the following protein-coding sequences:
- the LOC127921280 gene encoding hepatocyte growth factor-regulated tyrosine kinase substrate-like isoform X2 encodes the protein MAPPPVNIVEQQYQNGESEENHDAFLKALQNAVTTFLNRMKSNHMRGRSITNDSAVLSLFQSINTMHPQLLDILNQLDEKRLYYEGLQDKLAQVRDARAALNALRDEHREKLRRAAEEAERQRQIQLAQKLEIMRQKKQEYLEMQRQLAIQRLQEQEKERQMRLEQQKHTIQMRAQMPAFPMSYPQMQSLPPNVAGGVVYGQPGGPPSYPGTFSPSGSVEGSPMHNVYMNQPGPGQYQAMPPDPNMYMYQPAGTNGQPAPPGQAPPTTSPAYSNYQPTPTQGYQNVVSQAQSLPPMSQPPPTNGMSYVAYPPPYAMQSMMAALPGQDPNMPPQQPYMQGPGQQPMYQQMAPPGGPQQQVQQQQQPPQVHPGSEAQLISFD
- the LOC127921280 gene encoding hepatocyte growth factor-regulated tyrosine kinase substrate-like isoform X1 is translated as MAPPPVNIVEQQYQNGESEENHDAFLKALQNAVTTFLNRMKSNHMRGRSITNDSAVLSLFQSINTMHPQLLDILNQLDEKRLYYEGLQDKLAQVRDARAALNALRDEHREKLRRAAEEAERQRQIQLAQKLEIMRQKKQEYLEMQRQLAIQRLQEQEKERQMRLEQQKHTIQMRAQMPAFPMSYPQMQSLPPNVAGGVVYGQPGGPPSYPGTFSPSGSVEGSPMHNVYMNQPGPGQYQAMPPDPNMYMYQPAGTNGQPAPPGQAPPTTSPAYSNYQPTPTQGYQQNVVSQAQSLPPMSQPPPTNGMSYVAYPPPYAMQSMMAALPGQDPNMPPQQPYMQGPGQQPMYQQMAPPGGPQQQVQQQQQPPQVHPGSEAQLISFD